A single Plasmodium malariae genome assembly, chromosome: 6 DNA region contains:
- the PmUG01_06012600 gene encoding conserved Plasmodium protein, unknown function: protein MSLNFSEDDEIYEEQVEAKNSESNNLNYDNGKNYFNDENFDNYGEEEHNYMKESEEVEEKKKKRKQSMTFQLKNLFNDVALNKINSYIRKKKRKSEQRNSYSSNFNSQGDDEHGQEMGDGYDEDADSEEDELQKYVREEKNKIKQILPEKDELWDIYMYLNLKKKKRKINYNLKNYTAAIKKLLECVHNEYKNIISEKLFGNKIFVQYLIINDSSEFFKNSSVEYIGKNMSIPIIKKSNTLFEIKKKLINLYNKGNCCNYLKEIDIPAGEEKEETNVYEQYGSRKYDKYLTNNYSDNNNNNGSSDNVGNGNDNYGNNDDNGNFERANLDYGNNINTSRSSISGKKAQDNTSFIIEKEKLNIEISKLTEKYSKMIYRIKQHKRKDLRTSFNLFMNLINEVTSKLYFSVHNVLLMEDNSANLADIYKTIRRKYNIHDVLAKVQKLTQKKEIYEHYRSYLLYKYKTTYPVCEEVFKNHEMRDNINIFNFKKFYNTEFSNDKFSIIREDEVAPTREEEQEGKLHDGGVMHNEKDKKTRAEAAEDIFTNDVYDNEDFFSINVQKGENSSGNKETDSKVYNTSNNNSDSNNNNNNKNNNNNSASTNDDHKANTGENDIVEETPLERAKRIAREKKKKLMESRTKII, encoded by the coding sequence atgagcTTAAATTTTAGTGAAGATGATGAAATATACGAAGAACAGGTGGAGGCAAAAAATAGTGAGAGCAACAATTTAAATTACgataatggaaaaaattacTTCAACGATGAGAATTTCGACAATTATGGAGAAGAGGAACATAACTATATGAAAGAGAGTGAAGAggtggaagaaaaaaagaagaaaagaaaacaaagTATGACatttcaattaaaaaatttatttaacgATGTagcattaaataaaattaacagttatattagaaaaaaaaaaagaaagagcgAACAAAGAAATAGCTATAGTAGCAATTTTAATTCTCAAGGGGATGATGAACATGGTCAGGAAATGGGAGATGGTTATGATGAGGATGCAGACAGCGAAGAGGATGAGTTGCAAAAATACGTGAGAGAggaaaagaacaaaataaaacaaattctTCCAGAGAAAGATGAATTAtgggatatatatatgtatttaaatttaaaaaaaaagaaacgaaaaattaattacaacttaaaaaattacactGCAGCTATTAAAAAACTGTTAGAGTGTGTtcataatgaatataaaaatataataagtgaaaaattatttggaaataaaatatttgtacaatatttaattataaatgacagttcagaattttttaaaaatagtagtGTAGAATATATAGGGAAAAATATGTCTATTCCTATAATTAAGAAAAGTAATACTTTATTTGagattaaaaagaaattaataaatttatataataaaggaaattgttgtaattatttaaaggAAATTGATATACCAGCTGGGGAGGAAAAAGAGGAAACCAATGTATATGAACAGTATGGAAGCAGGAAGTATGATAAGTATTTAACCAATAATTATAGtgacaataataataataatggtagTAGCGATAATGTTGGTAATGGTAATGACAATTATggtaataatgatgataatggTAATTTCGAAAGAGCTAATCTCGATTATGGTAATAACATAAACACCAGTAGGAGCAGTATCAGTGGTAAAAAGGCTCAGGACAACACAAGTTTTATcatagaaaaggaaaaattgaatataGAAATAAGTAAGTTGACGGAAAAGTATTCTAAAATGATCTACAGAATAAAAcaacataaaagaaaagactTAAGAACaagttttaatttatttatgaatttaattaatgaaGTTACTtcgaaattatatttttctgtgCATAATGTTTTACTTATGGAAGATAATAGTGCCAACCTAGCTGACATTTACAAAACTATTAGACGGAAGTATAATATACATGATGTGCTAGCCAAAGTTCAAAAgttaacacaaaaaaaagaaatatatgaacactATCGTTCTTAtcttttatacaaatataaaactaCATATCCTGTATGTGAAgaagtttttaaaaatcatGAAATGAGAGATAACATcaacatatttaattttaaaaaattttataataccgAATTTTCAAATGATAAGTTTTCCATCATAAGGGAGGATGAAGTTGCTCCTACAAGGGAAGAAGAACAAGAAGGAAAATTGCACGATGGAGGGGTAATGCACAATGAAAAGGACAAAAAGACACGTGCAGAAGCTGCAGaagatatatttacaaatgatGTATATGATAATGAGGATTTTTTCAGCATAAACGTTCAAAAGGGGGAAAATTCGAGTGGAAACAAGGAGACTGATAGTAAGGTCTACAACACAAGCAACAATAACAGtgacagtaataataataataataacaaaaacaataataataacagtgcTTCTACAAATGACGATCATAAGGCAAACACGGGAGAAAACGATATCGTTGAAGAAACACCTTTAGAGAGAGCCAAAAGAATTGCTAgggagaaaaagaaaaaactcATGGAAAGTAGaactaaaattatataa
- the PmUG01_06012800 gene encoding endomembrane protein 70, putative codes for MNYKFVFFPFFLFSFYFIKNVEAYLPGMNPRVYKEGDKVIISVKNLSSRRAVTSLDYFSFPLCSADNINGDKSPNIFKILSGDNLHNTSIETTFLKDKQCAFYCKIYIDDDVYNKYKHLILYNYNMIYSVDNLEIFREDPRRKGYYYTGIPIGYIKDKSYHLYTHYKITILYNSDGNPDKNYIVGFEVDSRSVDFSINEDCVNNENNMVMDMDKYVTFKYDIKYVKSNKSVRHRSEHYYRNLNDQSMIHWFSIINSIILVILLSFFISTLLIKTLHTDINKYNRINTNIFETDDMDDRGWKLVHGDVFRKPRNSTFFSAFVGVGIQIIFMILVCSLILLIGVYKYKQRYRYIQVMFFIWIFISSISGYSSSRLYKLFKSKHVKLTIFRTSLIYPFILFLIFFLINLVLHYEHSNTAISFASLTFVCILWFGISVPLICLGSYIGNKKNPIELPVRVNNIPRHIPKQPYLNSFFASSFLVGLILFATMYTELFFLFTSLWKSNMYYLFGFLFLVIFLLGLLSAQLSIAITYYTLSCEDYNWWWKSFIAPGSSGIFLFLYSIYYFLFKLNISTFAETFIYFAYSIIMSYTCFIYTGTAGFLASFVFLKKIYSSIKVD; via the exons ATGAATTACaagtttgttttttttcctttttttttattctcgttctattttatcaaaaatgtCGAAGCGTACCTTCCTGGAATGAATCCGCGG GTGTACAAAGAAGGGGATAAAGTTATAATTAGCGTGAAAAATTTATCAAGTCGAAGAGCCGTTACAAGTTTagattatttttcatttccccTTTGTTCAGCTGATAACATAAATGGAGATAAATCTcctaatattttcaaaatattgtCAGGCGATAATTTACACAATACATCAATAGAAACAACATTTTTGAAAGATAAGCAGTGTGCCTTTTActgtaaaatttatattgacgatgatgtttataataaatacaaacatttaattttgtataattataatatgatatattcaGTAGATAACTTGGAAATATTTAGAGAAGATCCCAGGCGGAAGGGGTATTATTACACAGGCATACCCATAGGTTATATCAAAGAT AAGAGCTACCACCTGTACACACACTACAAAATTACCATACTGTATAACAGCGATGGGAATCCTGACAAAAACTATATCGTAGGTTTTGAAGTAGATTCTAGGAg TGTGGATTTCTCAATAAATGAAGACTGCGTGAATAACGAAAATAACATGGTTATGGATATGGACAAATACGTAACGTTCAAgtatgatataaaatatgtgaaGAGTAACAAATCTGTGCGACATAGATCTGAGCATTATTACAGAAATTTGAATGATCAGAGTATGATACATTGGttttcaataataaatagtataatattagtaatactgttgtcattttttataagcaccttattaataaaaactttacatacagatataaataaatataacagaattaatacaaatatatttgaaacgGATGATATGGATGATAGAGGATGGAAACTAGTACATGGGGATGTATTTAGAAAACCAAGGAACtcaacttttttttctgcatttGTAGGTGTAGgtattcaaataatttttatgattcttgtttgttcattaatattattaattggagtctataaatataaacaaagatatagatatatacaagtaatgttttttatatggATCTTTATAAGTAGTATATCTGGTTATTCTTCATCaagattatataaattgttcAAAAGCAAACatgtaaaattaacaattttCAGAACATCCCttatttatccttttattttatttcttatcttttttcttattaatctTGTTTTACATTATGAACATTCCAATACTGCCATATCCTTTGCTTCTTTAACTTTTGTATGCATTTTATGGTTTGGTATATCTGTTCCCCTTATCTGTCTTGGGTCATATAtaggaaacaaaaaaaatccAATCGAATTACCTGTACgtgttaataatattccAAGACATATTCCCAAACAGCCATATTTAAATTCTTTCTTCGCGTCATCCTTCCTCGTCGGATTAATCCTCTTCGC AACGATGTACACAGAGCTGTTTTTCTTGTTTACGTCCCTGTGGAAAAGCAACATGTATTACCTATTTG gatttttatttttggtaATTTTCCTGCTGGGATTGCTAAGTGCCCAGCTGTCAATAGCCATAACCTACTACACCCTGTCATG CGAGGATTACAACTGGTGGTGGAAATCATTTATTGCTCCGGGATCATCTGGcattttcctctttttatattcgatttattatttcctctttaaattaaatatatctacCTTTGCTGAAACCTTTATCTACTTTGCCTATTCCATCATTATGTCTTATACCTGTTTTATTTACACCGGAACAGCAGGGTTTTTGGCGTCCttcgtttttttaaaaaaaatatattcatccATAAAAGTTGACTAA
- the PmUG01_06012700 gene encoding conserved Plasmodium protein, unknown function, which yields MFYVKYVHVHIQAIARAYIQLYILTHVHKTHITRCLDMLYIRSNVNSLITQAKMKKAIFLFNLLFFALVRSIKNLEVKRRKHELTPDYLRRYMKTQYKRRLIYTNINFHNIDNNFNNEIIRKRDFNDSDTISTSLSKIRNIKNIINKYNLKIKREDIDNLKIRTKELVIYKYNFAKKYYILISNKLKDDSSIYIEKFKKFYNISFDYLKDKYINCPFYHFISNISFFNKSTQLPKIISYNSVNILFLFFTLIYFRSDYIYTFFKKKYAFIGEFKNITTDKLVKIHTLSTLLFFFYKLFVLRLLFIANSYNFFSKKLYIVNNLIHFLFFSYISVFPYFLVQANWGSFHLLGSRRSKILGVVVLFQLFSIYIRLFFQNNLSFLRRWTDEYFFNKEEIIKNMREDRKMDFYVNLLNQYGFLKRLYLGNNKIYEVVLHLHKYKYLLDIISPINSFFYIYIAHSIYFYLNNLSFAGIYVSSFSFALLLLKILSNKIDMYFLTKF from the exons ATGTTTTACGTTAAATACGTGCATGTACACATACAGGCAATCGCACGAGCATACATACAACTGTACATACtaacacatgtacataaaacACACATAACACGTTGTTTAGACATGCTTTACATTCGTTCCAATGTTAACTCCCTTATTACGCAGGCGAAGATGAAAAAAGCAATTTTTCTGTTTAACctacttttttttgcacTTGTAAGaagcataaaaaatttagaagtcAAACGAAGAAAACATGAATTAACTCCTGATTACTTGAGAAGGTACATGAAGACCCAATATAAGAGAAGATTAATATACACaaacataaattttcataatatagacaataattttaataatgaaattataagaaaaaggGATTTCAATGATAGCGATACAATATCAACTAgtttaagtaaaataagaaatattaaaaatattattaacaaatataatttaaaaataaaacggGAAGATATTGATAATTTGAAAATACGAACAAAAGaattagttatatataaatataattttgcaaaaaaatattatatattaatatcaaATAAATTGAAAGATGACtcgagtatatatatagaaaaatttaaaaaattttataatatatcatttgattatttaaaagataagtatataaattgtcctttttatcattttatttccaatatttctttttttaataaatctaCACAGTTACCAAAAATAATAAGCTATAATTcagttaatatattatttttattctttactcttatatattttaggagtgattatatatacactttttttaaaaaaaaatatgcttttATAGGagaattcaaaaatattacaacTGATAAACTTGTCAAAATTCATACCTTATCaactcttctttttttcttctacaaATTGTTTGTACTCagacttttatttattgctaattcgtataattttttttcaaaaaaattgtatatagtAAATAACTTGATACATTTCCTGTTCTTCTCGTACATTTCGgtatttccttattttctTGTCCAAGCTAATTGGGGCAGTTTCCACCTGCTCGGCTCCAGGAGAA GTAAAATACTAGGGGTCGTTGTTTTATTTCAGCTATTTTCAATTTACATTCGactattttttcaaaacaaTTTATCCTTTTTGAGGAGATGGACAGacgaatatttttttaataaagagGAAATAATTAAGAATATGAGGGAAGACAGGAAAATGGacttttatgtaaatttgtTAAATCAATAtggatttttaaaaagattatatttgggtaacaataaaatatacgaGGTGGTATTACATTTGCATAAGTACAAATATTTGTTGGATATCATTTCACCaataaattcctttttttatatatatattgcacattcgatttatttttatttaaacaatttATCGTTCGCTGGCATTTAcgtttcttctttttcatttgcCCTTCTCTTGCTAAAAATTCTGTCAAATAAAATTGATATGTATTTCTTGACGAAGTTTTAA
- the PmUG01_06012500 gene encoding conserved Plasmodium protein, unknown function — protein MYESSNNILSKSKELGEIFLKSLKNDGESVKYLNECKNCEISEFYGAFYLVFSNVINNDNNLIVFKDHLLFLSFCYMNKLLEKYYTIYTVEDKNNIRNNFINILFSLPIHFNHELDSSMLNIKEKSIGLIKKKFVQNFLNENSFLIRNYLTSLDNYFISSYMNSTRNKYSQILSILCMHNDYIYFRYVFNFILFFLSESLKRKLAPLGFNEVEKEEFKQLMSVNFMGNYGGGRENVLSSSNIRSIDNVNDNNNLMKQDEYFGSVLHICINFLKEIFYTISNENPSKVVNRQQLNIFRSIIINDVNELFNFFFISFYYCVYFNKKNEFELLLECVKELSFFFPAYIFFSESSSSIGSTPMGSSPSSSSSLVSPSLVSSSPIKFLLNILLVCFTKTSNGCVVKGQISPSGDNGSRNYISGVGKSSISSISSIALSDFCKLYKQYIPVNEFTCKCPCLYKLLDSVDIEEKLLVIFLNIVEYISRINNKTFFQLNEYELMQFLENYFNINLNLYDVNNYAFQNIYVRMILNLSRIPMSNYLHKKENKLRCFHIYIMNIFKNIYHPSLKILVNVLTICKNIFDYNRDLIYIKNKEHEGESDIFNMNKNDKESLLNENNEKRFNGNHFVITRNDLKKLIILLFVKIVKIPIYTTSTPLNKKLMVQFVSSYVEQYDDAWFDAYYRCVREYQEEVEGCIYNVSGVGSISSDNVVGSANGSGHIKNMLKNKIYGLLRTLIGMNHEVYHIMLEVFFDFFKFYDNINLSNLCSEVIKVKDYFIYILLRVYYQLLTFFINILKECKSVITDGDTEINRNIISFQLLSSVDGDLTSQQAYVRDKINLKTLLQKRIVEMQKEQDNENGVAGVKDMNEVNRVSSQSGIFPTPGKGVVVGDKEYNSDNINGLKKEIERIDLELHIIKCIEKYRGSPYYEICNKCIMNLLSCYKIILEKDFLNFAKFSSNFILFEIKRLEYISSSTYILNYNKDFAFLMIDHLVQNIVKNDMEYSYELKKNYVSIFTAVILNLEHFLSNEMIKNVLKTFIEYKKKTKNFFKYNKEFTILLLTLIYVLKVDYINGEFPNYINLVLDDTYEFLTSFNKTITSFYKLYELFYLSEHKTERVHSLFDVYKVVQNYFSLFSLRKFGCFVKNSKKEKNDSSCNNFFFMTNEKRPMEETHFSEETLFNHINNNTAMINENEFLQIAFNLFTSILCIYPLFNDMLNTSSITFENYPMLCSEVNYFHLNGKEREVLNNAHSQGCGSVVSGPVSSALNSGVVDGLEYHLRGGVPGDPSETHIRDRGRRKKSNCSIRLMHENVCTIIKKFISEGYIFMYNDIVDLFNNVLLIGLSYSPYYFLNENILYIYLCLSEKLKYVISNRIINKLLIHWYIKIYEPFFERKFHYFRAQFDHIKKVNNELNSQLNIKEEEYTIYYDMLYMNKHYILNYLKICKNIFVIPNDFKNTQERSKKFYHYIYDIDKVQLFNCFLPTIEFLLNSYDCNITRRCLSLLVDVSDSLIMLSNNSSCLCFAILQIIKTLLQSFFMYNPLILTLYQSKKEDDKRLTSRMYSDYTDEHMEVLYIGEMKLFMKEDPHELSSYLNVFTSTILKICKNYFILQKNIFSINTNNTSFSEIVNIESIKHFILLFERMDNSNAFDFQTILLDLFNQGTSDYLKNLLIQYRMHKMNK, from the coding sequence ATGTATGAATCTTCGAATAATATATTGAGTAAAAGCAAGGAGTTAGGTgagatatttttaaaatcctTGAAGAACGATGGGGAGAGTGTTAAGTATTTAAATGAGTGCAAGAACTGTGAAATTTCGGAATTCTATGGTGCTTTTTATTTAGTATTTTCTAATGTAATAAACAATGACAACAATTTAATTGTATTTAAAGACCATTTActgtttttatctttttgttACATGAACAAGCTACTTGAAAAGTATTATACTATTTATACTGTTgaggataaaaataatatacgaaataattttataaatatattgttttcttTACCAATACATTTCAATCATGAGTTGGATAGCAGCAtgctaaatataaaagagaaaTCCATaggattaataaaaaaaaagtttgtTCAGAATTTTCTTAACGAAAATAGTTTTCTTATCAGAAATTACCTGACCTCCTTAgacaattattttattagttcATATATGAACTCAACACGAAATAAGTATTCTCAGATATTAAGTATACTGTGTATGCataatgattatatatattttaggtatgtatttaattttattttattttttttgagtgAATCtttgaaaagaaaattgGCCCCATTAGGATTTAACGAAGTGGAGAAGGAAGAGTTCAAACAACTTATGTCCGTAAACTTTATGGGGAATTATGGGGGGGGAAGAGAAAACGTATTAAGTAGTAGTAACATTCGAAGTATTGACAACgtaaatgataataacaaTTTGATGAAGCAGGACGAATATTTTGGAAGCGTCCTGCACATCTGCATAAATTTCttgaaagaaatattttataccaTAAGCAATGAAAACCCGTCTAAGGTGGTTAACAGGCAacagttaaatatatttcgttCGATCATAATTAACGATGTAAATGaactatttaattttttttttatttctttttattattgtgtgtattttaataaaaaaaatgaattcgAGCTTTTGCTAGAGTGTGTAAAagaattatcttttttttttccagcatatatattttttagtgaGTCTAGTTCTTCGATAGGTAGTACACCGATGGGCAGTTCCCCATCAAGCAGTTCATCGCTAGTCAGCCCATCTTTAGTTAGCTCGTCGCCAATCAAATTTTTGTTGAATATACTACTTGTCTGTTTTACAAAAACGTCAAATGGGTGTGTAGTAAAAGGGCAAATATCCCCTAGTGGGGATAATGGTAGTAGAAATTATATCTCTGGTGTTGGTAAGAGTAGCATTTCGTCTATTTCTTCTATAGCTCTTAGCGATTTTTGTAAATTGTACAAACAATACATTCCTGTAAACGAGTTTACATGTAAATGTCCTTGCCTGTACAAGTTGTTAGATAGTGTAGACATAGAAGAAAAGCTGCTagtcatttttttaaatatagttgaatatatatctagaataaataataaaaccttttttcaattaaatgaatatgaattaatgcaatttttagaaaattatttcaatataaatttaaatttgtatgatgttaataattatgcttttcaaaatatatacgtacgaatgattttaaatttatcacGTATACCTATGTCGAactatttacataaaaaagaaaacaaactTAGatgttttcatatttatataatgaacatatttaaaaatatatatcacccaagcttaaaaattttagtaaatgtattaacaatatgtaaaaacatatttgACTATAACAGAGatctaatttatataaaaaataaggaacaTGAAGGAGAGagtgatatatttaatatgaacAAGAATGACAAGGAAAGTTtactaaatgaaaataatgaaaaacgtTTTAATGGAAACCATTTCGTAATAACACGTAATGATTTAAAGAAGCTCATCATTCTGCTGTTTGTCAAAATTGTTAAGATACCCATATATACTACTAGTACCCCTTTGAACAAAAAGTTGATGGTGCAATTTGTTAGCAGCTACGTGGAGCAGTATGACGACGCATGGTTTGATGCCTACTACCGGTGCGTGCGGGAGTACCAAGAGGAGGTCGAGGGGTGCATCTACAATGTTAGCGGTGTTGGTAGTATTAGTAGTGATAATGTTGTTGGCAGTGCCAACGGGAGTGGCCATATTAAAAACATGCTGAAGAACAAGATTTACGGCCTACTGAGAACACTAATAGGGATGAACCACGAAGTGTACCATATAATGTTAGAAGTGTTTTTcgacttttttaaattttatgataaCATAAATTTGTCTAATTTGTGCAGTGAAGTAATAAAGGTGAAggattattttatatacatactccTGAGGGTATATTACCAGTTGCTTACCTTTTTCATCAACATATTGAAGGAGTGCAAAAGTGTAATAACGGATGGAGATACagaaataaatagaaatattatttcgtTTCAGCTGCTGAGTAGTGTGGATGGAGATTTGACTTCCCAGCAAGCATATGTACGGGATAAGATTAACTTGAAAACGTTACTTCAAAAAAGAATTGTAGAGATGCAAAAAGAGCAGGATAACGAGAATGGGGTGGCAGGTGTGAAGGATATGAATGAAGTAAATCGGGTGAGCAGCCAGTCAGGTATATTTCCCACACCGGGTAAGGGCGTTGTAGTGGGGGACAAGGAATATAATagtgataatataaatggactgaaaaaagaaatcgAACGAATTGATTTAGAGctacatataattaaatgcatagaaaaatatagagGATCTCCATACTatgaaatatgtaataagtgtataatgaatttattaagttgttataaaataatattagaaaaagattttttaaattttgcaaaattttcatccaattttattctatttgaAATTAAGAgattagaatatatatctagtagtacttatattttaaattataacaaaGATTTTGCATTTCTTATGATAGATCATTTAGTACAAAACATTGTTAAGAATGATATGGAGTATTcatatgaattaaaaaaaaattacgtcTCTATATTTACTGCAGTCATATTAAATTTAGAGCACTTTCTTTCTAATGAGATGATTAAGAATGTGCTAAAAACATTTATTGAATATAAGAAGAagacaaaaaatttttttaaatataacaagGAGTTTACAATTTTATTGTTGACTCtgatatatgtattaaaggTGGACTACATCAATGGGGAATTTCCTAACTACATTAACTTGGTGCTAGATGATACCTACGAATTCTTAacttcatttaataaaacaataacgTCATTTTATAAGCTATatgaacttttttatttgagTGAACATAAAACCGAAAGGGTACATTCCTTATTCGATGTGTACAAAGTAGTGCAGAATTATTTTAGCTTATTTTCCCTCCGCAAATTTGGCtgttttgtaaaaaattcgaaaaaagaaaaaaatgatagcagttgtaataatttttttttcatgacTAATGAAAAGAGACCCATGGAAGAAACACATTTTAGTGAAGAAACACTTTTCAATCATATAAACAATAACACAGCAATGATAAATGAAAAcgaatttttacaaattgcTTTCAACTTGTTTACCTCTATATTGTGCATTTATCCCCTTTTTAACGACATGCTAAACACTAGTAGTATTACTTTTGAAAACTACCCCATGTTGTGCTCCGAGGTGAATTATTTTCACCTGAACGGCAAGGAGAGGGAAGTGTTAAATAATGCACACAGTCAGGGGTGTGGAAGTGTGGTTAGCGGTCCAGTTAGTAGTGCACTTAACAGTGGCGTGGTTGACGGCTTGGAGTATCACCTACGGGGGGGTGTACCAGGAGATCCGAGTGAAACGCACATAAGGGATAGAgggagaagaaaaaaatcgAACTGTAGCATTAGACTAATGCATGAAAATGTTTGCACTATAATAAAGAAGTTCATTAGTGAAGGGTACATATTCATGTATAATGACATTGTGGatctttttaataatgtttTGTTAATAGGTTTATCATATAGTCCATATTACTTTttgaatgaaaatattttatatatttatctttgtTTGAGTGAGAAGTTGAAATATGTTATAAGTAacagaataataaataagctACTAATTCATtggtatattaaaatatatgagcCTTTTTTTGAAAGAAAATTTCATTACTTTAGAGCACAGTTTgatcatattaaaaaagtaaacaatGAATTAAATAGCCAATTAAATATTAAGGAAGAGGAATATACTATTTATTATGATATgctatatatgaataaacactatattttgaattacctgaaaatatgtaagaacatatttgttatacccaatgattttaaaaacactcaagaaagaagtaaaaaattttatcattacATTTATGATATTGACAAAGTACAGCTATTTAACTGTTTTTTACCTACAATTGAGTTTTTGCTTAATAGTTATGATTGTAATATTACAAGACGATGCTTAAGTTTGCTTGTAGATGTGTCAGACTCACTTATTATGTTAAGTAATAACAGCTCCTGTCTTTGTTTTGCCATATTACAGATCATTAAAACTCTTTTGCAGTCCTTCTTTATGTACAACCCTCTTATTTTAACCCTGTATCAAAGTAAGAAAGAGGACGACAAAAGGTTAACTAGTCGAATGTACAGTGACTATACAGATGAACATATggaagtattatatataggtgagatgaaattatttatgaagGAGGACCCACACGAGTTGTCTTCTTATTTAAACGTTTTTACCTCCaccattttaaaaatttgtaaaaattatttcatcttacagaaaaatattttttctattaatacaAACAACACATCATTTAGtgaaattgtaaatatagagagcataaaacattttattttgttgtttGAACGCATGGATAACTCTAATGCATTCGATTTCCAGACAATTCTACTTGATCTTTTCAACCAAGGCACTTCAGactacttaaaaaatttgctcATTCAATATAGAATGCATAAAATGAACAAGTAA